The Mauremys reevesii isolate NIE-2019 linkage group 1, ASM1616193v1, whole genome shotgun sequence genome has a segment encoding these proteins:
- the LOC120383024 gene encoding olfactory receptor 52R1-like has protein sequence MSNSNTTDFTNPSTFILLGIPGLEVAHVWISIPFCALFIITILGNFAILLIVKMEPSLHGPMYYFLCMLAIADLVLSTSILPKMLAIFWFNSREIDFSACLTQMYFAGCFSVMESGIIVAMGFDRYVAICHPLRHSTILTNPVVAKMGLAVVLRSSMLVLPYPFLVRQWRYCRTNIIPEPFCAHMAVVKLACGDTHISSYYGLFVLLCVMGLDGIFIAMSYTQILRAIFSLPTKEARLKTFGTCVSHLCVILTFYIPGLFSSLTYRFGQNVPQHFHVLIGNMNLLVPPMLHPIIYGVRTKEIRDRLLWFITHKE, from the coding sequence ATGTCAAATTCcaacacaaccgacttcaccaacccctccaccttcatcctgctgggtattcctggcctggaggtagcCCATGtatggatctccatccccttctgtgcctTGTTCATCATAACCATCTTGGGGAACTTTGCCATCCTGTTAATTGTGAAGatggagccgagcctccatgggcccatgtactatttcctctgcatgctggccatcgcTGACCTGGTCCTGTCTACATCCATCCTACCCAAAATGCTGgcaatcttctggttcaattccagggagatagatttcagtgcctgcctcacccagatgtacttcgcTGGCTGCTTCTCAGTGATGGAGTCCGGGATCATTGTGGCCATGGGTTtcgatcgctatgtggccatctgccatcccctgagacattccaccatcctgacaaacccaGTGGTGGCCAAGATGGGgctggccgtggtgctgcgcagTAGCATGCTCGTactgccctatcccttcctggtAAGACAGTGGCGATactgcagaaccaacatcatccccgaGCCATTCTGCGCACACAtggctgtggtgaagctggcctgtggcGACACCCACATCAGCAGTTACTATGGTCTCTTTGTGCTATTGTGTGTAATGGGTCTGGATGGGATTTTTATTGCCatgtcctatacccagatcctcagggccatcttcagcctccccacaaaggaagcccggctcaagacttttggaacctgtgtctcccacctctgtgtcatcttaACCTTTTACATTCCAGGTCTCTTCTCCTCTCTCACATACCGTTTTGGACAGAATGTGCCCCAGCATTTCCATGTTCTTATTGGCAACATGAACCTActggtgccccccatgctacaccccatcatctatggggtgaggaccaaagagatccgggacaggctgctctggTTCATTACTCATaaggaatga